The Leptolyngbya sp. SIO1E4 genome includes a window with the following:
- a CDS encoding pentapeptide repeat-containing protein has product MSVPTLKRFWRRTAITQESFVLICQALDLDWQEITDLGSANLEDLIHQGVDVWNEWKHNHPPQGYNLAHMDLRGMDLQGADLSNTSLAGSNFSSCKLNGASLAGADLTNANFNSADLREANLSATQAIGTIFTGAMFTGACIENWNINADTHLENITCTYVYLQAPKGERRPRQGIFKPGEFTALFRQAIETVDLIFKDGIDWQAFFQSFQALRSQYADQDISIQAIERKGEAFIVRLAVPDGADDKTVGNQAKRLYRANQDKSSNNELKQEIEAAVRELYETKLMLMEQRYRDVLQAKDSEISAYREQSTNLLKVTELLASNPMPSKPNQMFYGPVGNVASSGGQISISSYPQQQVSLAEAAAEIQNLLKQLETSNPTATETDQTNFLNSMIPSTHRQPLIDALRSSDSATIDKIPYGSVLKALVEGWQKSNFNEISRILSTLNNQAQALPTDQKDEANDVLDDLERDLQEKQPDSKRISRRLKRLAALATIVTGIATATSTKKDSEITDFANNILDLSNKLGIPIGQVQSMQLPPAETTQSKTT; this is encoded by the coding sequence GTGTCAGTCCCTACTCTGAAACGGTTTTGGCGAAGAACAGCCATTACTCAAGAATCATTTGTCTTAATATGCCAAGCTCTGGATCTGGACTGGCAAGAAATCACAGATCTAGGATCAGCAAATCTAGAGGACCTGATCCATCAGGGGGTTGATGTTTGGAATGAATGGAAACACAATCACCCACCTCAAGGGTACAACCTCGCTCATATGGATCTGCGGGGTATGGACCTGCAAGGTGCTGACCTGAGCAACACCTCTCTAGCAGGCAGCAATTTTAGTAGTTGCAAACTCAATGGAGCAAGCCTGGCAGGAGCTGATTTAACCAACGCTAATTTCAACAGCGCTGATCTGAGAGAAGCCAATCTTTCAGCTACTCAGGCAATCGGCACAATTTTCACAGGCGCTATGTTTACAGGTGCCTGTATCGAGAACTGGAACATAAACGCAGATACACATCTTGAGAACATCACCTGTACCTATGTGTACCTCCAGGCCCCTAAAGGCGAGAGGCGTCCTAGACAAGGAATTTTTAAACCTGGTGAATTTACAGCATTATTTCGACAGGCAATCGAGACTGTAGACCTGATTTTTAAGGACGGTATCGATTGGCAGGCATTCTTCCAATCATTTCAAGCTCTCCGTAGCCAATACGCCGATCAAGATATTTCTATCCAAGCTATCGAGAGAAAAGGTGAAGCATTCATCGTTCGACTAGCAGTACCTGATGGTGCAGATGACAAGACTGTTGGAAACCAAGCTAAGAGGCTCTACAGGGCTAATCAAGACAAGTCATCGAATAATGAATTGAAACAGGAAATAGAGGCGGCGGTTAGAGAGCTTTACGAAACCAAGCTAATGCTGATGGAGCAGCGTTATCGCGATGTTTTACAGGCAAAAGATAGCGAGATTAGTGCTTATAGAGAACAGAGTACAAACTTGTTAAAAGTCACAGAATTGCTGGCATCAAACCCTATGCCAAGTAAGCCAAATCAAATGTTCTATGGCCCCGTTGGTAATGTTGCCAGCAGTGGCGGTCAGATATCTATCAGTAGCTATCCACAACAACAAGTATCCCTAGCCGAAGCAGCTGCGGAAATTCAGAACTTACTGAAACAACTAGAAACATCTAACCCTACAGCGACAGAAACTGACCAAACCAACTTTCTAAATTCCATGATTCCATCTACTCATCGCCAGCCATTGATCGATGCGTTGAGATCTAGCGATAGCGCCACCATTGATAAAATTCCCTATGGGTCTGTGCTCAAAGCGTTAGTCGAAGGCTGGCAAAAGTCGAATTTCAACGAAATCAGTCGTATTCTCTCGACACTAAACAACCAGGCCCAAGCTCTCCCTACAGACCAAAAAGATGAAGCCAATGACGTTCTCGACGATTTAGAACGTGACTTGCAAGAAAAACAGCCCGATTCCAAACGTATCAGTCGGCGGCTGAAGAGATTAGCTGCGCTTGCAACCATCGTCACCGGTATAGCTACAGCTACTTCCACCAAGAAAGACAGTGAAATCACTGACTTTGCCAATAACATTCTTGACTTGTCCAACAAACTAGGAATTCCTATTGGCCAGGTTCAGTCTATGCAACTACCTCCAGCTGAAACCACTCAAAGTAAAACAACTTAG
- a CDS encoding relaxase/mobilization nuclease domain-containing protein: protein MIGKSFKGKGFYGVFRYVLEEDEPMPTKEAHIIGGNLAGRNAKELSSEVRPYRRMRPDTTQPPVWHVPLSFHPDEHLNDAQMQTACDRFLDEMGLDRGHYQHLYVRHHDKAHEHVHVVVNRVSDEGKFFDLHRDRPRVKAATRKLEKELGLRITYEKDEVFREALRQQITEVAQAHLQLTEFSEHLEAQGITPRFAYREGQLHGITYRCDSVEIQGSTLGNEYSFPGLQRHHGIDYQPERDDPVVKAKYVQRGQPKLTDEALQEQLRQKLTSIAQTHPQLSEFCQQLESGGITPSFSIRRGKLSGLNYRYQGRQINGSHLGEAYTFQGLRQQLGIEYQSERDDPVVKAKYLKRRVKDKETVPLTNESTADVYQEQAARNWEQEQRERQARQRRSRKRSLNLEL from the coding sequence ATGATTGGCAAATCGTTCAAAGGCAAAGGGTTCTATGGCGTCTTCCGCTATGTGCTGGAAGAAGACGAACCAATGCCCACGAAAGAGGCTCATATCATTGGCGGCAACCTGGCCGGACGGAATGCCAAAGAACTGAGTAGCGAAGTGCGTCCCTATCGTCGAATGCGACCCGATACTACCCAACCTCCCGTGTGGCATGTGCCGCTCTCGTTTCATCCTGACGAGCATCTCAACGATGCGCAGATGCAGACGGCCTGTGATCGCTTTTTAGATGAGATGGGGTTAGACCGAGGGCACTATCAACACCTCTATGTCCGACACCATGACAAAGCCCATGAGCATGTCCATGTGGTGGTGAATCGAGTGTCGGATGAGGGCAAGTTTTTCGACCTGCATCGCGATCGGCCTCGGGTCAAAGCGGCAACCCGGAAGTTAGAAAAAGAACTGGGCTTAAGAATCACCTATGAGAAGGATGAGGTGTTCCGGGAAGCGCTGCGGCAACAGATCACCGAAGTGGCTCAAGCCCACCTTCAGCTCACCGAGTTTTCTGAGCACCTAGAGGCCCAAGGTATTACGCCTCGATTTGCTTATCGAGAGGGGCAGCTGCACGGCATTACCTATCGCTGTGATAGCGTTGAAATTCAGGGGTCTACGCTGGGTAATGAGTACAGCTTTCCGGGCCTTCAGCGACACCATGGAATTGACTATCAGCCTGAACGAGATGACCCTGTGGTGAAAGCCAAATATGTCCAGCGAGGTCAGCCCAAACTGACTGATGAAGCTCTCCAAGAACAGCTACGACAGAAGCTCACTTCAATTGCTCAAACGCATCCTCAGCTGAGTGAGTTTTGTCAGCAGCTGGAGTCCGGAGGCATCACCCCCAGTTTCAGTATTCGACGTGGGAAATTGAGTGGCCTCAACTACCGCTACCAGGGCCGTCAGATTAATGGCTCCCATCTGGGAGAGGCATACACGTTTCAGGGCCTGCGGCAGCAACTAGGCATTGAGTATCAGTCTGAACGTGATGACCCGGTGGTGAAGGCGAAGTATCTGAAACGGCGAGTTAAAGATAAGGAAACGGTGCCGTTAACAAATGAGAGCACTGCCGATGTCTACCAGGAGCAAGCAGCGAGAAACTGGGAGCAAGAGCAGCGAGAACGACAAGCGCGACAGCGTCGAAGCCGGAAACGGAGCCTTAATCTGGAACTGTAA